In Candidatus Afararchaeum irisae, a genomic segment contains:
- a CDS encoding helix-turn-helix domain-containing protein, with protein sequence MHYTYRYRLHPTEDQREALDYHRDTCRQLYNHALNEFEQIPESAGTLNQQVRQVRDQI encoded by the coding sequence ATGCACTATACCTACAGGTATCGACTCCACCCAACAGAAGACCAGCGAGAGGCGCTGGACTATCACCGAGATACTTGTAGGCAACTGTATAACCACGCACTCAACGAGTTCGAGCAAATTCCTGAATCAGCAGGAACGCTCAACCAACAAGTGCGACAAGTTCGAGACCAGATT